One region of Candidatus Krumholzibacteriia bacterium genomic DNA includes:
- a CDS encoding SH3 domain-containing protein, which translates to MKAHVWLTAILAVLLAAVAAPAAAGEGDPPPQPQLNARPTLSEKKVRLIGGSDNVVRSGPGDTFAIVGVYSKGAEFPVIAKRGEWYNVHLSDTNTGWVHASLCKELDDMSDLEFRPNPKLFSRIGSFTLTGYTGGYAFDEKSNSLVLGGRVGYYVFEFLEIEGSVGWTHINRPAEIVESLFDLALEEEDFEMVFYAMNANVILLPGRQLVPFLTGGVGSSISEGDTENSWNFGIGADVFVQKTVAVRFEFRNYRFDYGTADSRTEASNFEFSVGATLFL; encoded by the coding sequence ATGAAAGCGCACGTCTGGCTGACGGCAATACTTGCCGTACTGCTGGCTGCGGTAGCCGCTCCGGCCGCCGCCGGCGAGGGTGACCCGCCTCCGCAGCCGCAACTCAACGCCCGCCCCACGCTCAGTGAGAAGAAGGTCCGCCTCATCGGTGGCAGTGACAACGTGGTCCGCAGCGGACCCGGCGATACCTTCGCAATCGTCGGCGTGTACTCCAAGGGCGCCGAGTTCCCCGTGATTGCCAAACGTGGCGAGTGGTACAACGTCCATCTGTCCGACACCAACACCGGCTGGGTGCACGCATCGTTGTGCAAGGAACTCGACGACATGTCCGACCTCGAGTTCCGTCCCAACCCGAAGCTCTTCTCGCGCATCGGCAGCTTCACCCTCACCGGGTACACCGGCGGCTACGCGTTCGACGAGAAGTCCAACTCGCTCGTGCTCGGCGGCCGCGTGGGCTACTACGTGTTCGAGTTCCTGGAGATCGAGGGCAGCGTGGGCTGGACGCACATCAACCGTCCCGCCGAAATCGTGGAATCGTTGTTCGACCTCGCCCTGGAGGAAGAGGACTTCGAAATGGTGTTCTACGCCATGAACGCCAACGTCATCCTTCTTCCCGGCCGGCAGCTGGTCCCCTTCCTCACCGGCGGGGTGGGCAGTTCCATCAGCGAGGGCGACACCGAGAACAGCTGGAACTTCGGCATCGGGGCCGATGTGTTCGTGCAGAAGACGGTGGCGGTTCGCTTTGAGTTCCGTAACTACCGCTTCGACTACGGCACCGCGGATTCGCGCACCGAGGCATCGAACTTCGAATTCAGCGTGGGCGCCACGCTCTTCCTGTAG